The window caatatctgtacaagTGCAAAATGCAGAAGTGTTTACCGATATTTCCAGGATTTAGAGCAATGATAAAACAAACACGGAATGTTGAGGAATATATTGCAAAGCATAATGGCAAAATAGAAATCCATAACAGAAAATGGTCATTACTGAAAGacgtgtaattttttttctccaaagggcttattttttctgtatgcCACTATTGTGTGTCTTtcttgtttttgtctcttgtcttgtGTCTTTGTATTGTGTCAGCAAAATGGAAAAGCTTaataaaaaacttaaaaaaaaaaaaaaaaaaaaaaaagaccttCGAGAAAAACCAGGGTCTATGGTATACACCAGTGCGCGTCTATGCATTGTGCATATAGCTGACGAAAAACTGGCGGAAAGTGGCTACAACAACAGAAAGTTTGATTATAGCCTTGGTCTGAAAGTTAATAGATTTTAAGACCTCAAATCATGCATAAGAATGCCCCATGAAATCGAattgaaattgttaaaaaaatcattcaaataATGGCGCAGAGACACAAATTTGTATATCGGTAACGAAAATACAACAGTTATGACTACAAGCATCGAGATAAAAGAAATGAGGATTTACATTTGCCGTGTGTTTGTACTTAAGTTTCTGCCCAGGTCGTTGAGATTCGTGTGACTTGCAGGACAAATAGGCTGATGCTTTGTTTTTGCATGAATTGCAGACAACTTTAATGTATGGATGACTTTCTCGTACAGCTAGTTTAGAATGACATTCAATCCGTCGATCCCCCTAAAGCTAACTCAGCACGGCCTATGGATGCTGCGAAATGCTTTTGAAGGAATGCTATACAATCGGGATAATATGGCCAGTAGCAAAAGAAAAGTCTACCACGTTCTTATATACTTTCCCCCGGAATGAATCGTTTAAAATGGAACTCGAGTGCAAATCCAACATTCCCCTCTTCTAGAGGCAGACCACGCGAGTGGACCAGCTCAATTCTGAGACTTAAGTGTTAAGCCTTGAAACTATAAGGCAGAATAAGCtagtgatcaaatttttttatcaaccATGGAACGACATGCGGCATGAATTCTGTGCTTGCTGGAGTAGTTCACGATTGACAAGGCACGTGAACTGATACTGTTAGATGTTGTATTTGAACGAAATAACATGTAATGCAATCACATCGAAAGTGTACAGAATGCTGTCATTTTGATGCGATACAAATATTCCTAGGGCGAGGTCCTTTTTCAGCACGCATTTGGCAAACTTTTTTGTTCGTGTTTTGCAGTTCAAATAAATCGACTGCCCACAAAAGGAATCTAATAGATTAAAGACATTGAACTTTATGCCACAAGTTCTTCGTAGGGTTTTAAATTTTCGCTTATTGTTGGAAGGAAAGGTGAGACGTGATGAAATAAACATGAAATGAGTTTAGATATAAGATGGCGCTGTTCAAGACCAATACTCTAGAATTGCCCTCTCTATAGGTGAGGCCCTGATCTCTCCAGTAAGATGTGTGGACTATTTAATTCATGGTCATTTGTCCAGGCAAATCAATTTGAAATTCCAAGTGGACAGTTGTTCACAAAACATAATTTGGTGAATGCAACAGGGCCTTCCTGCATCGAAATCTAAATAGTAGTTTTGCTCAGCTTTGTGGCCGACAGGAACAAGTGCGTATTAACTAAGAGAGGGAAATAACGTACGTGGGGACGAGGCCTATAAGGTCATAAGATGAGTAGACTATAAGCGTTTTTTCTCCACGAAGTACCGAATATGCCTTACCTAAAACAGTATGATGGTGACTAATTTAATCAACCATTTTATTTTACCAATTGTTTTTGAATTTATGTTCAAACAGAATCTTCTGAAGACGAAAATATAAGAAAATGGAGGTCAACTCTGACACTACAGAAGAGGCAAATCGAGTGACAAGAAAAGGTCGTCGAGGTCAAAATAAAGCAAGAATGACATCCAATGAAAAAGCGTTAATTCGCGCAGTGAAAAGTGTAGACTTTGAAAATGCAAGGAGACTTATCACGGAAGAAAACGCCGAGGTGAATTTTCGGGATATTTTCACTCAGACTCCTTTAATGCGAGCATGCGCAGTGGCTGAGGGAGACGCCACGGAGATGGTGGAGCTGCTTCTGAGCTTCGGCGCCGAAGTCAATGCGCAGGACAAACGCGGAAGGTCTCCGCTGATGTTCGCGTCCATGGACGAAGGGAAGGAGGACATCGTTGATTTGTTGATCCAGACGGGGAAGGCGAATCCAAATCTGCAGGACGAGGACGGTAACACTGCCCTGATGTTGGCGGTGATCATCGGCAATTTCCCGGTGATGCAGCTGATGTTGGAGACCGAGAACTTCCAACAGAAACTGGACGTAGAGATGCGAAACAAGGAGGGAGAAACAGTCCTCCTGGCCGCTGCGAAGATGATGGACTCAAAAGGATGCAAACTGTTAGTGGACATCGGCTATGCAAGCACAGATTACATTCCAGAAGATTTGCAGAAAGTGCTGCCGCGCCACGCCAGGAATAGAACACAACCAAAAAGACAACCGACAAATACAGCTCAAATTATTGTTCCTGATAATATAATGCGGGAACATCCTGtggatagagatagagaaagtaaACCGGCTGCTGAAAAAGAATCATATGACCAATTTGCCACGGGAGACCCAACAGTGTCCATCATGAAAAAAGATGAAGAGCTACAAAAGGAAGAAGAGGTACTCCCCGCAGACGGAGGTGCCATCGATGAtgtcattgatgaaattttagCCGAGGACGAGGCCACCGCTCCATCTGCTAAACATTCACCTAGTTTTAtcaagcgaaattctgaaaagAGAGCTGTTTCAGAAGAGGGATTCGAGAAGAACACTCACGGCAGAGAAGGACAAGTCTCTCCAAGTGGTGCAAGTCAACAGCAACCGATATTAGACGAGGATTCGAGACCTGTTGTCGCGAACTCACCGGGTCAGAACAGAAGGTCTTCTCAGGAAAGTGTTCTCGAAGATCTGCCCTCATTTGTCGATAAAACGAAGCGCGAAAAGACCCTGTCTAACCCTACTGAAGACAACGATTGCCTGAAAAGTCCCAGCCAACCTCTCCCTCCAGTTATAGTCAGAAGACCGAGCCAAAACATCATCCAGAGCCTGACGTCAAATCGCATCATACCTGCCATGGGCGTGAATCAAGCGGCCGACGACAACAAGTCACCGTCACCTACACCAGCCACTGAAGGAGACGTTGGTCAGAATCCCTCGTCGCCCGCAAGGAAACTGAAGGAGGACAGATGGGTTCTTATGCCAGACAAGAAGAAGGGATCAGTCGAGGTTTACAAGACCAAGTCAGGGAGAATCATTCACCCTAACGTGAAGAAAGGAACTCAGGCCATGGTAGTCGCTGAAGCCATCGTCAAAATGAGAGGGAAGGGGAGAAGGGGACGCGGTAGAGGGAATCCAGCCTTGTCCAACAGACCGGGGACACAACAGTCACAGGCTGGTAGTCTGTATTCGGGGATGCAAAGCCCTATGAAGTCAAAAAGGCAGGCTAAAGTCTTCAG of the Ptychodera flava strain L36383 chromosome 20, AS_Pfla_20210202, whole genome shotgun sequence genome contains:
- the LOC139120461 gene encoding inversin-like, with protein sequence MEVNSDTTEEANRVTRKGRRGQNKARMTSNEKALIRAVKSVDFENARRLITEENAEVNFRDIFTQTPLMRACAVAEGDATEMVELLLSFGAEVNAQDKRGRSPLMFASMDEGKEDIVDLLIQTGKANPNLQDEDGNTALMLAVIIGNFPVMQLMLETENFQQKLDVEMRNKEGETVLLAAAKMMDSKGCKLLVDIGYASTDYIPEDLQKVLPRHARNRTQPKRQPTNTAQIIVPDNIMREHPVDRDRESKPAAEKESYDQFATGDPTVSIMKKDEELQKEEEVLPADGGAIDDVIDEILAEDEATAPSAKHSPSFIKRNSEKRAVSEEGFEKNTHGREGQVSPSGASQQQPILDEDSRPVVANSPGQNRRSSQESVLEDLPSFVDKTKREKTLSNPTEDNDCLKSPSQPLPPVIVRRPSQNIIQSLTSNRIIPAMGVNQAADDNKSPSPTPATEGDVGQNPSSPARKLKEDRWVLMPDKKKGSVEVYKTKSGRIIHPNVKKGTQAMVVAEAIVKMRGKGRRGRGRGNPALSNRPGTQQSQAGSLYSGMQSPMKSKRQAKVFSTA